TCCGACATCGAAAAAGCCAGAAGATGACATTATCTTTTTCAAAACGGACGGCGTTAGTTTAGCTTTGTATCCTTTGGAACAACTGGCAAAAGATATTTCCCCCGAATTGAGCCCTATTCGCTCCGGTTTTTCTGGCGTCACCTTAGCTCACAATACAAGATCCAAAGCTGAAGTAGACACAGTGTTGGAACTAGCCAAGAAAGCTGGCGGTAAAATTGAAAAGGCAGCTCAAGATGTCTTTTGGGGCGGTTACAGCGGCTATTTTTCTGATCCTGACGGTCATCTCTGGGAAGTCGCTTATGCTGAGAGCTGGGAATTCAATGAAGACGGTAGCTTAGTTATTGAGTGACCTTACCTTCTTTACCCTTGCCCTTGACTTGGGCGGTTAAGCCTCACCAATTGGATTCAGGCAAAATTCTATGGAAAAGCAGAAAATTTCAGCATTGCAGAATATCTTTAGTTCCAGGCTCGATACCTTGAGTCATCTCTTAGAAGTAGTGGAGAGTCATTTCGGAGACGAGGCGGAGTCCCTATTACAGCGCCGTATCGCACCCGATATGTTTCCTTTCGGCACCCAGATCGCATTTAC
This is a stretch of genomic DNA from Cyanobacteria bacterium GSL.Bin1. It encodes these proteins:
- a CDS encoding VOC family protein encodes the protein MKPRISIITLGVSNLEKSYKFYTALGFPTSKKPEDDIIFFKTDGVSLALYPLEQLAKDISPELSPIRSGFSGVTLAHNTRSKAEVDTVLELAKKAGGKIEKAAQDVFWGGYSGYFSDPDGHLWEVAYAESWEFNEDGSLVIE